One segment of Plasmodium vivax chromosome 14, whole genome shotgun sequence DNA contains the following:
- a CDS encoding hypothetical protein, conserved (encoded by transcript PVX_100740A) translates to MEFTFKFYKHKHLFRLKEEWKDIGAHVLYCSGGEAVDNAAVDEKPVKGAAAELAAVAARGHIPYAEIVNTIQYSSICLSVFNQRSEVAGIVSLDYELCAGSFKKKAHEQVPLGDIYQAVSLHIKEHSVGSNLSPNNSLIINLMVSKNVDYLDELCSYVFYTFEDIVFILLFLGKKDEEHFSCERMSRCLHIDVKEHLQMEELPYDRIVLFCRYSYASKIYIRPTSSSDVYDLHQLLRKYSEQTGGDETHYLIYNLIESKTEEDILLSILNHKKKIIGFAWLKKNIDVNVLVNLYNLKAYNYLLRREFFQDVAPCLVPFSEGAKNLNKKKKKYLFIQFKQYILSQIRVECEADLEKKHEIGADVIYGYLREHLMEDVEEYAAYFAKKDLDTRVILRNIYSKLQYDFENCTKDPTNSSVNFALMNKLINLCAHISYSDIASVSAKFQSHFDKVEMLYFNFHTDKTYKKIYDKVWRKKAGIKTDEGGEHDAKKINIIKLNCDSGGATKQGKSSKEVVNLSYFDIFLLLQNIYPEIFKKNEIILLFLFLDLYELITVEESTPFDCVSFKLYLDELVAIKKNYFICKYKHIDWLSSLGDQDKNAFSLNLFILNDKYHHHCKDVLLKIEKYYDEVDYLVATNNERGSIPLILNYFNRVEKKKKTNTLESLYVLNKYTLFLPPCTDYMKMGDIEDVQKLLEAVEGKEKEPISAAILSLREFHRRALAQGGEAPSELKFYRSQNYYIFVTRCGGKAINVTAGRILNNIDFYYKLKAFDFKDVILRNENQQERHFLLSFFLSIIIFKFYDKRIVHKVLGMTKACSCQISVGDNTYSDVYKHFKFLFMKDNSVSVLKEPPQGAQASHSPVGSHRPKNERDEKFYLVMTKQMCLKKFTNIDHNVVFWGINDVCLSVLYKLMANNEFFFNNIIIVTSYRNRLLEGTPPGAEETDDYICNSIRKWSLENLAMYKRLSNLMVKQRVKIIHDNIFNIDRENKKIELNNSQFIFYDYLFICFDKEDVSTYSFQLNSYQVGKKKNFNFIERNKSSACPNERFDFLTKAKDYEKFEASEWPAKGRSLERGTPRRGKRQHVGRALFEGTKSGFAKVSGGKDAISNVHHPGGGDPSSSSGSDSSEGGVTGLPRKGEKIGGTLHVGEKHVQTLHKQRGEPLGGKHPTGESGKADEGEENHSDYSTLSSSCIQTSETSQSEGEAKGEAKGGVAFEVVETKDDAADQQGGNTTKRGPPIDGTLQRGSLIGGAAPSQLGEGKKMGSKGADKAGKAVKAGKANKAHKAHTAAKAHTGERKNVEGLFSISDPFLDKYFGANSTYMTVVKNCVSYIVVYSDNMDVLSVVNFFLRNGVNAYKLLIISPHTCAKCRGKKEKNNLREKITKHRLYYQQKEQLKQNYIISDESIRKSCYHKNCVPDNVKQVLKKVFVLFHFLKIRIIQGEIIAIKKSKQNRLKHVVVRFCKHGKVDPTFASAQKFISKNTVLIPCRVMLCSYAFNISNHLHYVLNKASIVYNDRICVNHNFQTNDKFIFSAGELCAFSSRYRIGKGNILNHEQYNGSEIGKLVSKRFLRIIMQNVRSPCDLSGSKKSAKEAPQGGSSSPLGASTNGGNTQRGERGRDDDTYQGGDADNPVDLYKTLKVFEKPIIHFSCLPCDFYLYHFQAPTGDLCKFHDPCAVGKGSIRGAGKVGDSGSINRVNATNVYNEAFLTDTLKICVRGDMQLSERFKVKHFEVASNISTEGYYCRVTTNSLNLINSFTYLGRQKLNFHNLHKLCNMSMNYFYAILKNIRSDPHYDILSLLSEEREKSIFHYKFQMFREKLKTKLMHLPLVKESIHAQLRGVNDAESFRQYVREQLLLEDGPTTDLIKEKVETHLIEYIKENHELLNGYYLPS, encoded by the exons atggaattcaccttcaaattttacaaacaCAAGCACCTGTTCCGGCTGAAGGAGGAGTGGAAGGACATCGGGGCGCATGTTTTGTACTGCTCCGGCGGGGAGGCGGTTGACAACGCGGCGGTGGATGAGAAGCCGGTGAAAGGGGCAGCGGCGGAGCTGGCGGCTGTGGCGGCGCGTGGGCACATCCCCTATGCCGAAATTGTGAACACCATTCAGTACTCATCCATTTGCCTGTCCGTCTTTAACCAGCGAAGCGAAGTGGCAGGCATTGTTTCCCTGGACTATGAGCTATGTGCAGGttccttcaaaaaaaaagcgcacgAGCAGGTACCCCTGGGTGATATCTACCAGGCTGTATCATTGCACATAAAGGAGCATTCCGTGGGGTCAAATTTGTCCCCAAACAATTCCCTAATAATCAATTTAATGGTCAGCAAGAATGTGGACTACCTGGACGAGTTATGCTCCTACGTGTTTTACACCTTTGAGGAtatcgtttttattttactctttttggggaaaaaagatgAGGAACATTTCTCCTGCGAAAGGATGAGCAGGTGTCTACACATCGATGTGAAGGAGCACCTGCAAATGGAGGAGCTTCCATATGACCGAATTGTCCTTTTCTGTAGATACTCATACGCTAGTAAGATTTACATACGCCCGACGAGCAGCTCGGATGTATACGATCTGCATCAACTGCTCAGGAAGTATTCAGAACAAACTGGAGGGGATGAAACTCACTACCTCATTTACAACCTCATTGAGAGCAAAACTGAGGAGGATATTCTCCTCTCCATACTTAACCATAAGAAGAAAATCATCGGATTTGCGTGgctaaagaaaaacataGACGTGAATGTGCTCGTCAACCTGTACAACTTGAAGGCCTACAACTACCTGCTGCGACGGGAGTTTTTCCAGGACGTTGCCCCCTGTTTG GTTCCTTTCTCTGAGGGGGCGAAAAACCtcaacaagaaaaaaaaaaaatacctgtTCATCCAATTTAAGCAATACATTTTGAGCCAAATCCGCGTCGAGTGTGAAGCCGACTTGGAAAAGAAGCACGAAATTGGTGCGGACGTTATTTATGGCTATTTGCGGGAGCATTTGATGGAGGACGTGGAGGAGTACGCCGCGTACTTTGCCAAGAAGGATTTAGACACGAGGGTGATCTTGAGGAATATCTACAGCAAG CTGCAGTACGACTTTGAAAACTGCACGAAGGACCCAACCAACAGCAGCGTCAACTTTGCACTGATGAACAAGCTGATCAACTTGTGTGCCCACATAAGCTACTCCGAT ATCGCCAGCGTGAGCGCCAAATTCCAAAGCCACTTCGACAAGGTCGAGATGCTCTACTTCAACTTCCACACAGACAAGACGTACAAAAAGATTTACGACAAGGtgtggaggaagaaggcgGGCATAAAGACGGacgaggggggagaacaCG atgcaaaaaaaatcaacatCATCAAGCTGAACTGCGACAGTGGCGGCGCGACAAAGCAGGGGAAGAGCTCCAAGGAGGTGGTGAACCTGTCCTACTTCGACATATTCCTCCTGCTGCAGAATATCTACCCGGAGATCTTCAAAAag AACGAAATCATCCTGCTGTTTCTCTTTCTCGACTTGTACGAGCTGATCACCGTGGAGGAGTCGACCCCGTTTGACTGCGTCTCGTTCAAG cTCTACCTGGACGAGCTGGTGGCCATCAAGAAAAACTACTTCATCTGCAAGTACAAGCACATCGACTGGCTGAGCAGTTTGGGCGACCAGGACAAGAACGCCTTTTCGTTAaacttgttcattttgaatgACAAG taCCACCACCACTGCAAAGACGTGCTGCTGAAGATCGAGAAGTACTACGACGAAGTGGACTACCTGGTGGCCACGAACAACGAGCGGGGGAGCATCCCCCTCATCCTAAACTACTTCAACCGcgtggagaagaaaaaaaagacaaacacGTTGGAGTCCTTGTATGTGCTGAATAAGTACacccttttcctccccccctgcacgGACTACATGAAGATGGGCGATATAGAGGATGTGCAGAAGCTGCTGGAGGCCGTGGAGGGCAAGGAGAAGGAGCCGATCAGTGCGGCTATTTTGTCTCTGCGGGAGTTCCACAGGCGGGCCCttgcccaggggggggaggcccccTCAG agctCAAGTTCTACCGCTCCCAAAACTACTACATCTTCGTGACGCGGTGCGGGGGCAAAGCCATCAACGTGACCGCGGGGCGCATCCTGAACAACATAGACTTTTACTACAAGCTGAAGGCCTTCGACTTTAAGGACGTCATCCTGAGGAACGAGAACCAACAGGAGAGGCACTTCCtgctctccttctttttgtcCATCATCATTTTCAAGTTTTACGACAAGCGGATTGTGCACAAGGTTTTGGG AATGACGAAGGCCTGCTCGTGCCAAATCTCCGTGGGGGACAACACCTACAGCGACGTCTACAAGCACTTCAAATTTCTGTTCATGAAGGACAACAGCGTGAGCGTGCTGAAGGAGCCCCCCCAGGGCGCGCAGGCGAGTCACAGCCCTGTGGGTAGCCACAGGCCGAAGAACGAACGggatgaaaaattttacctCGTGATGACGAAGCAAATGTGCCTCAAAAAGTTCACCAACATTGACCACAACGTTGTCTTTTGGGGAATCAACGACGTGTGCCTCAGCGTGCTATACAAGCTGATGGCAAATAATGagttcttttttaataacataattataGTCACCTCGTATAGAAATAGACTTCTGgagggaaccccccctgGAGCAGAAGAGACAGACGATTACATCTGCAACAGCATCAGAAAATGGAGCCTGGAAAATCTAGCCATGTACAAAAGGCTATCAAATTTAATGGTCAAACAGAGGGTCAAAATAATTCAcgacaatatttttaatatcgatcgggagaataaaaaaattgaattaaataacagccaatttattttttatgattacCTGTTCATCTGTTTTGATAAGGAAGACGTTAGCACTTACTCGTTCCAACTGAATAGCTaccaagtggggaaaaaaaaaaactttaattttattgagAGGAACAAGAGCTCCGCTTGCCCCAATGAGCGCTTTGACTTTCTGACCAAAGCGAAGGATTACGAGAAGTTCGAGGCGAGTGAATGGCCCGCAAAGGGGCGATCCCTCGAGAGGGGCACGCCTCgcagggggaagaggcaacATGTGGGTAGGGCACTCTTCGAAGGCACGAAAAGTGGCTTCGCCAAAGTGAGCGGAGGGAAAGACGCGATAAGCAATGTGCATCAtcccggggggggagaccccTCCAGCAGCTCCGGCTCCGACTCCAGCGAGGGGGGCGTCACGGGGTTGCCACGTAAAGGGGAGAAAATTGGAGGAACGCTTCATGTCGGGGAGAAGCATGTCCAAACGCTGCACAAGCAGAGGGGTGAACCCCTCGGGGGGAAACACCCAACGGGGGAATCGGGCAAAGCggacgagggggaggagaaccACTCTGACTACTCAACGTTATCGTCCAGTTGCATACAAACGAGTGAAACGAGTCAGTCGGAGGGGGAGGCGAAGGGGGAGGCGAAGGGCGGTGTGGCTTTCGAAGTGGTCGAAACGAAGGATGATGCCGCCGATCAGCAGGGTGGTAACACCACGAAAAGGGGTCCCCCAATAGACGGCACATTACAGAGGGGGAGTTTAATCGGGGGAGCCGCGCCGTCTCAGCTGGGcgagggtaaaaaaatggggtcaAAAGGGGCAGACAAAGCGGGGAAAGCGGTTAAGGCGGGCAAAGCAAACAAAGCGCACAAAGCGCACACCGCGGCTAAGGCGCACacgggggagagaaaaaacgtGGAGGGGCTGTTCAGCATCAGCGACCCCTTCTTGGATAAATACTTCGGCGCAAACAGCACCTACATGACCGTTGTGAAGAACTGCGTGAGCTACATCGTCGTGTACAGCGACAACATGGACGTCCTGAGCGTCGTCAACTTCTTCCTGAGGAACGGAGTGAACGCGTACAAGCTGCTGATCATATCTCCACACACATGTGCCAAgtgcaggggaaaaaaggaaaaaaataatttaagggaaaaaataaccaaaCATAGGCTCTATTACCAGCAGAAGGAACAGCTAAAGCAAAATTACATCATCTCTGATGAGTCGATTAGGAAAAGTTGTTACCATAAGAATTGCGTGCCTGATAATGTTAAGCAGGTCCTAAAAAAAGTGTTtgtccttttccattttctaaAAATCCGTATCATCCAGGGGGAGATCATTGCCATTAAGAAGAGCAAGCAGAACAGGTTGAAACACGTCGTGGTTCGCTTTTGCAAACATGGGAAGGTCGATCCGACGTTCGCATCTGCTCAGAAGTTTATTTCGAAAAATACTGTGCTGATTCCTTGCAGGGTTATGCTCTGCTCCTACGCGTTCAACATCAGCAACCACCTGCACTACGTGCTCAACAAGGCCTCCATCGTCTACAACGACCGCATCTGCGTGAATCACAATTTTCAA ACGAACGACAAATTCATCTTCAGCGCCGGAGAGCTGTGCGCATTTTCGAGCAGATACCGAATCGGCAAAGGGAACATCTTAAACCACGAGCAGTACAATGGCAGCGAAATTGGGAAACTCGTAAGCAAAAGGTTTCTACGCATTATCATGCAGAATGTTCGTTCGCCCTGCGATTTGTCCGGCTCGAAGAAGAGCGCGAAGGAAGCGCCCCAAGGAGGtagttcttcccccctcgggGCATCCACAAATGGAGGGAATACCCAACGTGGTGAAAGAGGCAGAGATGACGATACCTACCAGGGGGGGGACGCAGACAACCCTGTGGATCTGTACAAAACGCTGAAGGTGTTCGAGAAGCCCATTATCCACTTCAGCTGCCTCCCCTGCGATTTTTACTTATACCATTTCCAAGCGCCCACAGGGGACCTCTGCAAGTTCCACGACCCCTGCGCTGTGGGGAAGGGCAGCATCCGCGGTGCGGGCAAGGTTGGCGACTCGGGCAGTATCAATCGTGTAAACGCCACAAACGTGTACAACGAGGCCTTCTTGACGGACACCCTAAAGATATGCGTGCGAGGGGACATGCAGCTGAGCGAGCGCTTCAAGGTGAAGCACTTCGAAGTCGCCAGCAACATCAGCACGGAGGGCTACTACTGCAGGGTCACGACGAATTCGCTGAACCTCATAAACTCGTTCACCTACTTGG GGCGCCAAAAACTGAACTTCCACAACCTGCACAAGCTGTGCAACATGTCCATGAACTACTTCTACGCGATTCTGAAAAACATAAGGAGCGACCCCCACTACGACATTTTGAGCCTGCTGAGTgaggagagggagaagtcCATTTTTCACTACAA GTTCCAGATGTTTAGGGAAAAGCTGAAGACGAAGTTGATGCACCTGCCCTTGGTGAAGGAGTCCATCCACGCGCAGCTGCGG GGCGTCAACGACGCGGAGTCCTTCCGGCAGTACGTGCGCGAGCAGCTGCTCCTAGAAGACGGCCCGACGACGGACCTCATCAAGGAAAAGGTGGAGACGCACCTGATCGAATACATAAAGGAAAACCACGAGTTGCTCAACGGGTACTACTTGCCCAGTTGA
- a CDS encoding hypothetical protein, conserved (encoded by transcript PVX_100745A): MELYGELYDCDELLDEYNADCAEETRHCTDASPHWGDSTAQCAEDEAHVKNIEADIKSNQKNVSTQYLFLYINTFKQKNFQSGGPLYVVNFYDVHMKNDDRNVLETEKDLVEGCLENASRGGHGHSGGDAANSDAGDADDAANTANTANTASAVLNGRRAKHYLFRIYETILKHFPFSFKLWYHYLKDRIEMLSAIYYDEKEEYEDVNQAFERCLLYMYHFKAIYILYIQFLFLQRKVQKIRLIFNRALQNISLNQHEDLWEYQLKYSKKIKSKLINYEYVKRYVTIYPEQIVHLFNHYVKYKMCKHALNTFFYMFSCDEEEHLQLGDKSKYDLYREMFQLISSRKRLDNDVLITLRKNFDSFKRYENVTSIYTLLANSFVYEGRWNKAMDAYEEGILECYTVNDFAVLFEGYIETMKVLIELKMQGGGSGTGSDDEGGTEADSRHRRRNRQSGDDPVVELYMDKINFLLDKRKAFIADIKLKNNQRDVYVWLGKIDAVETAEERVELYNRCLKHFEDGDYAGRLSDVYISYAYFHYNRSEYDKAVNVFNRAVRDQNFKTLNEISSVYCSWMEVELLEGNSKQALRIARLAIDLSSGSGSSGSSSRTMRKDQVANLNQNFPLLNNVKLACLVLDLEINYGTIETATNLFDVLYHKKSITVKMVLSFANYLYEHKYFYECFKTYEKAISIFHYPYLYPVYVHYISKYVERYRDKNIFYVRELYRQAIYGVDESTFIPKEFAKTVFLMYAAFEENYGFLKRSLSIYKEAIPFLPDPDKVKFYKLFISKVSKSYGVHKAREAFEEAIQTLKDDDAREICLLYIDMEYKLNEYERVRALYIYTAQFTNPSAHVSFYQDWREFEALHGNEHTFREMIRIKRSVLSLFSNSRSGSKPLGMLEGDDTNALESTKRKLQEMIDNEEAAQKRVKVG, translated from the exons atggagttGTACGGAGAGCTCTACGACTGTGACGAGTTGCTGGACGAGTACAACGCGGACTGCGCGGAGGAAACGCGCCACTGCACAGATGCATCGCCCCACTGGGGGGACAGCACCGCCCAGTGTGCTGAGGACGAAGCGCACGTGAAGAACATCGAGGCGGACATAAAGAGCAACCAGAAAAACGTGTCGACGCAGTACCTGTTCCTGTACATCAACACGTTTAAGCAGAAGAACTTCCAGAGCGGTGGGCCTCTGTACGTGGTGAACTTCTACGACGTGCACATGAAGAACGACGATCGGAATGTGCTGGAGACGGAGAAGGACCTCGTGGAGGGTTGCTTGGAGAACGCCTCGAGGGGGGGCCACGGCCACAGCGGTGGTGATGCCGCTAATTCCGATGCTGGCGATGCTGACGATGCCGCTAATACGGCTAATACCGCTAATACCGCTTCCGCCGTGCTGAATGGCCGGCGCGCCAAGCACTACCTGTTCAGGATCTACGAAACGATTCTGAAGCACTTCCCGTTCAGCTTCAAGCTGTGGTACCACTACCTGAAGGACCGCATAGAAATGCTGAGCGCAATTTACTACGACGAGAAGGAGGAGTACGAAGACGTGAATCAGGCGTTCGAGCGGTGCCTACTCTACATGTACCACTTTAAGGCCATCTACATTTTATACATTCAGTTTTTGTTCCTCCAAAGGAAGGTGCAGAAGATAAGGCTCATTTTTAACCGTGCCCTACAGAACATCTCCCTCAATCAACATGAAGACCTCTGGGAGTACCAGCTGAAgtatagcaaaaaaataaaaagcaagTTGATAAACTACGAATATGTTAAGCGGTACGTGACGATTTACCCGGAGCAGATTGTCCATCTGTTTAACCACTACGtgaaatacaaaatgtgTAAGCATGCCCTGAATACCTTTTTCTACATGTTCAGTTgtgatgaggaggagcatCTTCAACTGGGAGACAAATCCAAATATGACTTGTACCGGGAAATGTTTCAACTGATAAGCTCCCGTAAAAGGTTAGACAATGACGTGTTGATAACTTTAAGGAAAAACTTCGATAGCTTTAAGCGGTATGAAAATGTCACCTCCATTTATACGTTGCTGGCGAATAGCTTCGTGTATGAGGGTCGATGGAACAAGGCCATGGATGCGTATGAGGAGGGCATCTTGGAGTGCTACACGGTGAACGATTTTGCGGTGCTCTTCGAGGGATACATCGAGACGATGAAGGTGCTCATCGAGTTGAAgatgcagggggggggaagcggcaccgGAAGTGATGACGAGGGGGGTACCGAGGCAGACAGCCGCCATCGCCGCCGCAACCGCCAATCAGGGGACGACCCCGTGGTGGAGCTCTACATGGACAAAATAAACTTCCTGCTGGACAAGCGCAAGGCGTTCATAGCGGACATCAAGCTGAAGAACAACCAGAGGGACGTCTACGTCTGGCTGGGCAAGATAGACGCGGTGGAGACGGCGGAGGAGCGGGTGGAACTCTACAATAGGTGTTTGAAGCACTTTGAAGACGGGGACTACGCGGGCCGACTGAGCGACGTGTACATCAGCTACGCCTATTTCCACTACAACAGAAGTGAGTATGACAAAGCGGTGAACGTGTTTAATAGGGCCGTCCGCGACCAGAATTTCAAAACGTTAAATGAAATTTCCAGTGTGTACTGCTCCTGGATGGAGGTGGAGTTACTTGAGGGAAATTCCAAGCAGGCCTTGCGCATAGCCCGCCTGGCCATCGATCTGAGCAGCGGCAGTGGCAGCAGTGGCAGTAGCAGCAGGACGATGCGAAAGGACCAGGTTGCAAACCTCAATCAaaacttcccccttttgaataACGTAAAATTAGCCTGCCTTGTCCTAGATTTGGAAATAAATTATGGCACCATCGAAACGGCTACAAACCTGTTTGATGTGCTGTACCATAAGAAGAGCATCACCGTCAAGATGGTCCTCTCCTTTGCCAACTACCTCTATGAGCACAAGTACTTTTACGAATGCTTCAAAACGTATGAGAAGGCCATTTCCATCTTCCACTACCCCTATTTGTACCCGGTGTACGTACACTACATAAGCAAGTATGTGGAGCGTTACAGGGACAAAAACATTTTCTACGTGCGTGAGCTCTACAGACAAGCCATTTACGGAGTGGATGAGAGCACATTCATCCCGAAGGAGTTTGCCAAAACGGTGTTCCTTATGTACGCCGCCTTTGAGGAGAACTACGGGTTTCTGAAGAGGTCCCTCTCCATTTACAAGGAGGCCATTCCCTTCCTGCCCGACCCGGACAAAGTCAAGTTCTACAAGCTGTTCATTTCGAAG GTCTCTAAATCGTACGGAGTGCACAAGGCAAGGGAGGCCTTCGAAGAGGCCATCCAGACGCTGAAGGACGACGAC gcgCGCGAAATATGCCTCTTATACATCGACATGGAGTACAAGCTGAACGAATACGAGCGCGTCCGGGCGCTTTACATCTACACGGCGCAGTTCACCAACCCGTCTGCGCACGTGTCGTTTTACCAG gaCTGGCGAGAATTCGAAGCGCTGCACGGCAACGAGCACACCTTCAGGGAAATGATAAGAATCAAGAGGAGCGTCCTCAGCCTGTTCTC aaaCTCGCGCAGCGGCAGCAAGCCATTGGGCATGTTGGAGGGCGACGATACGAACGCTTTGGAGAGTACCAAGAGGAAGCTGCAGGAGATGATTGACAATGAGGAGGCCGCTCAGAAAAGGGTGAAGGTGGGATGA